A single window of Paracoccus albus DNA harbors:
- a CDS encoding LysR substrate-binding domain-containing protein, with protein sequence MELPPLAALRVFDAASRQLSFTRAAETLGMTQAAVSYQIKLLEERLGGQLFLRNPKGLELTTLGKRFAGPTTDAFDLLREAFSATEGQQETLSISTMTTISSNWLVHRLGRFQLQQPNLAVRLETDDKVVDFARQDVDVALRHGAGEWDGLVSHFLFHSDVTPMLSPALLQKHGAVTKPEDIIDLPWLNNSYRGWDGWLTMNGVPELSCKKDRRFEIEAQSHLGRAALAGEGVAMLNPRFFRFELATGSLVQPFKDCWRSTNSYWLVFPHARRNRPAIKAFLRFLQSEIEAEEIELAA encoded by the coding sequence ATGGAACTGCCGCCACTCGCCGCTTTACGTGTGTTCGACGCCGCCAGCCGCCAGCTGAGCTTTACGCGGGCGGCGGAAACGCTGGGGATGACGCAAGCCGCCGTCAGCTATCAGATAAAACTGCTGGAGGAACGGCTGGGTGGGCAATTGTTCCTGCGCAATCCAAAGGGGCTGGAACTGACGACGCTTGGCAAGCGCTTTGCGGGACCGACAACCGATGCGTTCGATTTGCTGCGAGAGGCTTTCTCGGCAACCGAAGGTCAGCAGGAAACGCTGTCGATTTCGACCATGACGACCATTTCAAGCAACTGGCTCGTGCATCGCCTCGGCCGGTTTCAGTTGCAGCAGCCGAACCTCGCCGTGCGGCTGGAGACTGACGATAAAGTCGTGGATTTCGCGCGGCAGGATGTCGATGTTGCCTTGCGCCACGGCGCAGGCGAATGGGATGGCCTCGTCTCGCATTTCCTGTTTCATTCCGATGTAACGCCGATGCTGTCACCTGCGCTGCTGCAAAAACATGGTGCCGTTACCAAACCAGAGGATATTATCGACCTGCCCTGGCTCAACAACAGCTACAGGGGTTGGGATGGGTGGCTGACAATGAATGGCGTGCCCGAACTATCTTGCAAAAAAGACCGCCGTTTCGAGATCGAGGCACAATCGCATCTTGGCCGGGCAGCACTTGCCGGCGAAGGCGTTGCCATGCTGAACCCTCGTTTCTTCCGCTTTGAATTAGCGACAGGATCACTTGTGCAGCCTTTCAAAGACTGCTGGCGATCCACAAACAGTTATTGGCTGGTTTTCCCTCATGCCCGCAGAAACCGCCCGGCCATCAAGGCATTTCTGCGCTTCCTGCAAAGCGAAATCGAGGCGGAAGAGATTGAACTTGCCGCATAA
- a CDS encoding host attachment family protein — protein sequence MLEHNALVVVADGHHAILYRNTAKQGIELTEVQRLTPSNLSDEGEGHAPHERSPKDEDEATFAKQLAERLNGIVLRHKADEVAIVADPSTLGTLRKHYHKELEGKLKKELAKDLTKSSAAEVAKALS from the coding sequence ATGCTTGAACATAATGCACTCGTTGTCGTTGCTGATGGTCATCACGCCATTCTGTATCGCAACACCGCCAAGCAAGGTATCGAACTGACAGAGGTGCAGCGCCTGACGCCGAGCAACCTTTCCGATGAAGGCGAAGGCCATGCCCCACATGAGCGTTCGCCGAAGGATGAGGATGAGGCAACCTTTGCCAAGCAATTGGCCGAGCGGCTGAATGGTATTGTCCTGCGCCACAAAGCGGATGAGGTCGCGATTGTCGCCGATCCATCGACGCTGGGGACGTTGCGCAAACACTACCACAAAGAGCTTGAGGGCAAGCTGAAGAAAGAGCTCGCCAAGGATTTGACGAAATCGTCGGCTGCAGAGGTCGCGAAAGCGCTGTCCTGA